The genomic stretch AAGACTAAAATTTCTAGTAGAACAAAAGGGGAATATAGGTCTAAGGGAAGGAGGGAATCCATCAGAAAGGCTGCCCACAACTTCTTTGATTGAAGAATCTAGTATTTGTGGTAGGAATTATGATAAGGAAGCGATAATTAAGTCGTTGCTTTCTGATGATGTGAGTGGCAGTGAAATATGTGTGATTGTCATAGTTGGCATGGGGGGAATTGGCAAGACCACCATTGCTCAGTTAGTATATAATGATAATAGGGTGAAGGAGCACTTTGACCTTGAAATATGGGTTTGTATTTCGGATCTATTTGACGTGTTCATTGTAATGAAAACAATTCTAGAGGAAGTAGGTTCACCTGCTAATACTGATAATAAGAATCTAAATCAGCTTCAAAGTAAACTCAAGGAGACGTTGTCAGGAAAGAAATTCttacttgttttagatgatgtttGGGAGAAGAATAATGCCAAATGGGAGGTCTTAAGTAATGCTTTTAAATTTGGGGCACAAGGAAGTAAAGTCATCGTAACAACACGCGATCAACAGGTTGCATCAGTCATGTACGTGAGTGTAACCCATCATATAATGGAGTTACCCGAAGAAGATTGTTGGTCACTATTTGCAAAATATGCATTCCACGATGGTAACTTTGATGCATATCCAGAACTAGAAGCAATAGGAAGACAAATCGTAGAAAAGTGCAAAGGCCTACCTTTAGCAATCAAGGCGATTGGGGCTCTCTTACGATCTaaattaaatgtttatgaaTGGGATAAGGTATTGAGAAGTGAAGTATGGGATTTGCCAATTGAGGAGACATGCATCCTTCCTGCTCTAGGATTAAGTTATAAATATCTTTCGTCAAATCTAAAGCGATGCTTTGCATACTGCTCCATATTACCAAAAGATTATGCTttcaaaaaagataaattagtCTTATTATGGATGGCAGAAGGTTTCTTGCcacaacccaaaaacaaaacaatggaagAAGTTGGTAATGATTACTTCCTTACTCTTGTATCAAGATCATTATTCCAACAATCCAATGGCGAGGAATATATAATGCATGATCTTGTCAGGGATTTGgcaaaatttatatctaaacaaTTCGCTTTAAGCCATGAAGATGATTTTTCTCGTGGACTTTTAGGCAAGACTCGCCATTTCTCGTATTCTTGGGAAAATATTCATGCTGAGAAGTTTGAGGCCCTTCATAGGGCTAAGAAGCTACGCACTTTCGTAGAATTACATTTCCTTAGGGACGATTTGTCGCTTGTGTTCGGAACTCAATTTTTATCACCAATGACAAGCCTACGACTACGGGTGCTGATTCTATCTAACTATGTAGACATAACTGAGTTACCAGATTCAATTGGGAAACTTATACATCTACGTTATTTGGACGTTTCTTTCACTGCAATTAAAAGGTTGCCTCATTTTATATGTAAGTTGTGCAATTTGCAAATATTGAATTTATCACACTGTCCGTATCTTGCTGCCTTGCCAAGAGATATGTATAAACTCATTAATTTGCAAATATTGAATTTATCACATTGTCCGAAAGTTACTGCTTGGCCAAGAGACATGCATAAACTCATTAATTTGCGTCATCTTGACTTTGCTGGAACTAACATAATGGGCATGCCGATAAATCTCGGTGAACTAAAATGTCTTCAGACATTGACTAGCTTTATGGTGAGCAAGAATAAAGGATCTTGCATTGAAGAGCTTGGAAAACTTACAAATCTTCGGGGATCACTTCCTATTTTAGAGCTCCAAAATGTTGAATCTCCCATGAATGCTAACGATGGATGCTTGAGAGATGTGAAGTACCTTGAGAAGTTGGCATTCGAGTGGAAAGTTGGTTTTGGTGCTTCAGAAAGTCATAAAATTGTACTTGACAGTCTCCGGCCCCATACAAACTTGAAAAGCCTCATTATCTATGGTTATGGTGGTAAAAGTTTTTCGAACTGGGTAGGGCATGCTTCATTCTCTAATATAGCATCTCTTCGTCTCGATTATTGTAACCACTGTTGCAGCTTGCCAATGCTCGGGCAATTGCCCTCTCTGCAGGACCTCTCTATTGTTGGGTTGAGCGAAGTTGTTACAGTGGGCCGTGAATTTTATGGCATTGGATCTTCTTCAATTAAGCCATTCGGAGCCTTGAAAGTTCTAAGCATCAAGTATATGGAGAAATTGAAGGAatggttttgttttgaaaatgatGGTGGAGCTTTTCCTAATCTTAGAGAGCTTGAAATTTATGAATGCCCTATGCTAACAAGAGGGTTGCCcatccatcttccttcttta from Corylus avellana chromosome ca1, CavTom2PMs-1.0 encodes the following:
- the LOC132162343 gene encoding putative disease resistance protein At3g14460 is translated as MAEGFLPQPKNKTMEEVGNDYFLTLVSRSLFQQSNGEEYIMHDLVRDLAKFISKQFALSHEDDFSRGLLGKTRHFSYSWENIHAEKFEALHRAKKLRTFVELHFLRDDLSLVFGTQFLSPMTSLRLRVLILSNYVDITELPDSIGKLIHLRYLDVSFTAIKRLPHFICKLCNLQILNLSHCPYLAALPRDMYKLINLQILNLSHCPKVTAWPRDMHKLINLRHLDFAGTNIMGMPINLGELKCLQTLTSFMVSKNKGSCIEELGKLTNLRGSLPILELQNVESPMNANDGCLRDVKYLEKLAFEWKVGFGASESHKIVLDSLRPHTNLKSLIIYGYGGKSFSNWVGHASFSNIASLRLDYCNHCCSLPMLGQLPSLQDLSIVGLSEVVTVGREFYGIGSSSIKPFGALKVLSIKYMEKLKEWFCFENDGGAFPNLRELEIYECPMLTRGLPIHLPSLAKLRIQDCPQLVAFALCELDLPIHLEYLMLDGCHSFKSIPLDLFPKLRHLEIRFCENLEAIRVQEHHEQDLLLSLINIDIHGCPNFAYFPKEGLRSPNLKEFRIENCRGIRSLPDKMHILLPSLAKLCIQDCPEVESFPEGGLPSNLEEITISDCEKLFARRMEWDLQNFPSVRIFKIVGKSEDVESFPDEGLLPTSLTYLHINGFQHLRSLDSKGLQYLNALEELEIESCPKLECMPEDRLPASLSTLNICNCPLLEKEWERKEGEEWRKIAHVPCKSINFQLI